The Cucumis melo cultivar AY chromosome 5, USDA_Cmelo_AY_1.0, whole genome shotgun sequence genome has a segment encoding these proteins:
- the LOC103485892 gene encoding ABC transporter B family member 4-like encodes MEIQNGVDGNSNNTDQPSSSRANETEKSSNKNANQQDLKNKNGDSKTNSVPFYKLFSFADSTDVLLMIIGSIGAIGNGLSLPLMTIVFGELTDSFGVNQSNSDIVKVVSKVCLKFVYLAIGCGAAAFIQVASWMVTGERQASRIRGLYLKTILRQDVSFFDMETNTGEVVERMSGDTVLIQDAMGEKVGKCIQLVSTFFGGFIIAFIKGWLLTLVMLSSLPLLVISGGITSVVITKMTSRGQSAYAKAADVVEQTISSIRTVASFTGEKQAVSSYKKFLVNAYRSGVQEGLAVGVGFGTIFAVLFFSYSLAIWYGAKLVLDKGYTGGEVLNVVVAVLTGSMSLGQASPCLSAFAAGRAAAFKMFETIERKPLIDAYDMKGKILDDITGDIELRDVHFSYPTRPNEQIFNGFSLKIPSGTTAALVGQSGSGKSTVISLIERFYDPSMGEVLIDGINLKEFQLKWIRSKIGLVSQEPVLFASSIKDNITYGKDGATMEEIKAAAELANASKFIDKLPQGMDTLVGAHGTQLSGGQKQRVAIARAILKDPRILLLDEATSALDAESEHVVQEALDRIMVNRTTVIVAHRLSTVRNADMIAVIHKGKMVEKGSHTELLKDPEGPYSQLIRLQEVNQESQEAGIDKVKQESTSGSFRRYSKGASMPRSISRGSSGVGNSSRHSFSVSFGLPAGVPITDVPMADESASVDTKERSPPVPLRRLASLNKPEIPILVLGSVAAIINGVILPLFGLLFANAIETFYKPPDKLKKDSRFWALIMMLLGIASLVAAPAKTYFFSVAGCKLIQRIRLLCFQNIVNMEIGWFDRTENSSGSIGARLSANAATVRALVGDALSQLVENLAAVTAGLVVAFVSSWQLALIVLAMFPLLGLNGYVQMKFLKGFSADAKLMYEQASQVATDAVGSIRTVASFCAEEKVMLLYKKKCEGPMKAGIRQGLISGTGFGVSFFLLFSVYAATFFAGAHFVQDGKATFSDVFRVFFALTMAAFAISQSSSLAPDSTKAKEATASIFSMIDRKSEIDPSVETGETLENFKGEIEFRHVSFKYPSRPDVQILRDLSLTIRSGKTVALVGESGCGKSTVISLLQRFYDPDSGSITLDGIEIHKFQLKWLRQQMGLVSQEPILFNDTIRANIAYGKGGDATEAEIIAAAELSNAHKFISSLHQGYDSMVGERGAQLSGGQKQRVAIARAIIKSPKILLLDEATSALDAESERVVQDALDKVMVNRTTIVVAHRLSTVKNADIIAVVKNGVIVEKGKHDTLINIKDGFYASLVQLHTNASSSSA; translated from the exons ATGGAGATACAAAATGGTGTAGACGGAAACTCAAATAATACAGATCAACCAAGCTCATCAAGAGCTAATGAAACTGAGAAAAGCTCCAATAAGAATGCAAACCAACAAGATTTGAAGAACAAAAATGGAGATAGTAAAACGAATTCGGTTCCATTCTACAAGCTATTCTCATTTGCAGATTCGACTGATGTTCTTTTGATGATCATTGGCTCGATCGGCGCCATAGGGAACGGCCTCAGTCTTCCACTTATGACTATTGTGTTTGGAGAATTGACTGATTCATTTGGTGTTAATCAGAGCAATTCAGATATAGTTAAAGTAGTTTCCAAG GTATGTCTTAAATTTGTGTACTTAGCAATTGGATGTGGTGCAGCGGCTTTTATCC AGGTGGCTAGTTGGATGGTCACAGGGGAGAGGCAAGCTTCGAGAATAAGGGGTTTGTATCTCAAAACTATATTGAGGCAAGATGTTTCTTTCTTTGACATGGAAACGAACACCGGAGAGGTGGTTGAGAGGATGTCGGGAGACACCGTTCTTATACAAGATGCAATGGGGGAGAAG GTTGGAAAATGTATACAACTTGTATCAACATTCTTTGGAGGCTTTATAATAGCTTTCATTAAAGGGTGGCTTTTAACGCTCGTCATGTTATCCTCCCTTCCTCTCCTTGTGATTTCTGGAGGCATTACATCGGTTGTTATTACAAAAATGACTTCCCGTGGTCAAAGTGCTTATGCAAAAGCAGCCGATGTCGTCGAGCAAACAATCAGCTCAATTAGAACG GTTGCCTCATTTACTGGAGAGAAACAAGCTGTGAGCAGTTATAAAAAGTTTCTGGTAAACGCTTATCGATCGGGTGTTCAAGAAGGATTGGCTGTGGGAGTTGGTTTTGGAACTATTTTTGCAGTACTTTTCTTCAGCTATTCATTGGCTATATGGTATGGTGCAAAGTTGGTATTGGATAAAGGATACACTGGAGGCGAAGTTCTTAACGTGGTCGTTGCCGTGTTAACTGGTTCCAT GTCTTTAGGCCAAGCATCTCCATGCTTAAGTGCATTTGCTGCTGGTCGAGCTGCAGCATTTAAAATGTTTGAAACTATCGAGAGGAAGCCTCTCATTGATGCTTATGACATGAAAGGAAAGATATTAGACGACATTACTGGTGATATAGAATTGAGAGATGTTCATTTTAGCTATCCTACAAGACCAAATGAGCAGATTTTTAATGGATTTTCCCTGAAAATTCCGAGTGGGACGACTGCTGCTTTGGTTGGACAAAGTGGAAGTGGAAAATCAACTGTGATAAGCTTGATTGAGAGATTCTATGATCCAAGTATGGGTGAAGTTCTTATTGATGGCATTAACCTCAAAGAGTTTCAACTAAAATGGATTAGAAGTAAAATTGGTCTTGTCAGCCAAGAACCTGTGTTGTTTGCATCTAGCATAAAGGATAACATCACTTATGGAAAAGACGGTGCAACCATGGAAGAGATAAAAGCAGCAGCTGAACTTGCCAATGCGTCAAAATTTATCGACAAACTACCCCAG GGAATGGACACACTTGTTGGTGCTCATGGAACTCAACTTTCTGGTGGTCAAAAGCAAAGAGTTGCCATTGCTAGAGCAATTTTGAAAGATCCACGAATCTTACTTCTAGATGAAGCTACAAGTGCACTTGATGCTGAATCCGAGCATGTCGTGCAAGAGGCATTGGACCGTATCATGGTTAATCGAACTACGGTAATTGTTGCACATCGTCTAAGCACCGTAAGAAATGCAGATATGATTGCTGTCATTCATAAAGGAAAGATGGTTGAAAAAG GCTCTCACACAGAACTACTTAAGGATCCTGAAGGACCTTATTCACAACTTATTAGGCTGCAAGAAGTCAACCAAGAGTCTCAAGAAGCTGGAATTGATAAAGTTAAACAAGAAAGTACATCGGGATCGTTTAGACGATATAGCAAAGGAGCGTCAATGCCACGATCCATAAGTAGAGGATCATCTGGTGTAGGAAACAGCAGCCGCCACTCTTTCTCGGTTTCATTTGGATTACCTGCGGGAGTTCCTATTACAGATGTTCCTATGGCTGATGAAAGTGCATCTGTCGACACCAAAGAACGATCACCTCCAGTCCCACTTCGTCGACTTGCATCCCTCAATAAGCCTGAAATTCCCATACTTGTACTTGGATCTGTGGCTGCCATCATCAATGGTGTCATTCTTCCACTTTTCGGCTTACTATTTGCCAATGCCATCGAAACATTTTACAAACCGCCGGATAAACTCAAAAAGGATTCAAGATTTTGGGCATTGAtaatgatgttgcttggtataGCATCATTAGTGGCAGCTCCAGCAAAAACATACTTCTTTTCTGTGGCTGGTTGCAAGTTAATACAACGGATTAGATTGCTTTGTTTTCAAAACATAGTTAACATGGAGATTGGTTGGTTTGATAGAACCGAAAATTCTAGTGGTTCAATAGGTGCTAGGCTCTCAGCAAATGCTGCAACTGTACGTGCATTGGTCGGGGATGCACTAAGTCAACTTGTTGAGAATCTCGCAGCAGTTACAGCTGGTTTAGTCGTTGCTTTTGTTTCAAGTTGGCAGTTGGCTTTGATAGTCCTCGCCATGTTTCCACTTCTTGGGCTTAATGGCTATGTACAAATGAAGTTTTTGAAAGGATTTAGTGCTGACGCAAAG TTGATGTACGAACAAGCCAGCCAGGTTGCTACCGATGCCGTGGGGAGTATAAGGACAGTTGCATCATTTTGTGCAGAAGAAAAGGTGATGCTACTTTacaaaaagaaatgtgaaggTCCAATGAAGGCAGGGATAAGACAAGGTTTGATCAGTGGGACTGGATTTGGAGTATCATTCTTTTTATTGTTTTCAGTCTATGCTGCAACATTCTTTGCCGGTGCTCATTTTGTTCAAGATGGCAAAGCCACTTTCTCTGACGTTTTTCGA GTTTTCTTTGCTTTGACAATGGCTGCTTTTGCCATTTCTCAATCAAGTTCACTTGCACCTGATTCTACCAAGGCAAAAGAAGCCACTGCTTCCATATTTTCCATGATTGATCGTAAATCAGAAATCGACCCAAGTGTTGAAACAGGTGAAACATTGGAAAATTTTAAGGGTGAGATCGAGTTTCGACATGTAAGCTTCAAGTATCCTTCTAGACCAGATGTTCAAATTCTTCGAGACCTCAGCTTGACCATCCGATCTGGGAAG actGTTGCTCTAGTTGGAGAAAGTGGCTGCGGAAAATCCACTGTCATCTCTCTGTTACAAAGGTTTTACGATCCCGATTCTGGTAGCATAACACTTGATGGAATTGAGATTCACAAATTTCAACTCAAATGGTTGAGACAACAAATGGGTTTAGTGAGCCAAGAACCGATTCTTTTCAATGACACGATCCGAGCTAACATAGCATATGGGAAGGGAGGAGATGCAACCGAGGCCGAAATAATCGCTGCAGCTGAATTGTCTAATGCTCATAAGTTCATCAGTAGTTTGCATCAG GGCTATGACTCGATGGTGGGAGAGAGAGGAGCTCAACTGTCGGGAGGGCAGAAGCAACGAGTAGCTATTGCACGAGCAATAATCAAGAGCCCAAAGATCTTGTTGTTAGACGAGGCAACAAGTGCACTTGATGCGGAATCAGAAAGAGTAGTTCAAGATGCATTAGATAAGGTGATGGTAAACAGAACAACCATAGTGGTAGCTCATAGATTAAGCACTGTGAAAAATGCTGATATAATTGCAGTGGTAAAAAATGGAGTCATAGTTGAAAAAGGAAAGCATGATACTTTGATTAATATCAAAGATGGATTTTATGCTTCCTTAGTTCAACTTCACACAAATGCTTCATCTTCATCAGCTTAA